DNA sequence from the bacterium genome:
GGCCTGTGTCAGGTGGGCGCCACAGTCATGGCCCAGCAGGGATTTACCTATCGCCAAATCCTGCAGCACTATTATCGAAGCAGCACCCTGCGAAAATTGTACTGATCTCCTTCCGCAAACGGGCTGTTTTGCCGCTATTTAAGCACAAAGCAGAGCAGACCTATTAACAGCGCGGAATATGAAAATCGTAATTTTCAACGATGAACTTCGCTCCGAGATGCAAATGTATCTAATGCTCAGCAATTTGCATGATGTGATCGTGGCGCGAGACATGGAAGATCTCCTACAGGTGCTGGACCAGACGGAGGCGGATTTGACCTTTTTGGATCTGACAGTTCGCAAACAGAACGAAGATGATCCATGGGACAGCCTGTCCGTCGCCCATCAGATCCGCCATCGCTATCCCAAGCTGAGATTGATCGGCATCTATGACCAAGGAGACTCGACCATGCCGCGCCAGGCACAGGATTACGGCATTACCCACTTTATCACCCGTCCCATTAAAAACCGAGAGCTGCTGCAAGTGATCGAATCCTGAACCGCCCTCACCCTCATTTTTCCCCTCACTCCTTAGTACATTTTATTCTTGCAGCAGAGCGATAAAAATCCTTACATTCTATTTAAATGTGCTCATAGCCGGTTTCAAGAAGATTCGGCCGTTTTGCCCCCTGCGGATGCGCCGAACAGCGGGATCGCCACCCATTCAG
Encoded proteins:
- a CDS encoding response regulator, coding for MKIVIFNDELRSEMQMYLMLSNLHDVIVARDMEDLLQVLDQTEADLTFLDLTVRKQNEDDPWDSLSVAHQIRHRYPKLRLIGIYDQGDSTMPRQAQDYGITHFITRPIKNRELLQVIES